Proteins from a genomic interval of Shewanella seohaensis:
- a CDS encoding efflux RND transporter permease subunit gives MLQKAIEAAIKNRLLVVLALLAVVAASVAMLPKLNLDAFPDVTNVQVTINTAAEGLAAEEVEKLISYPVESAMYALPAVTEVRSLSRTGLSIVTVVFAEGTDIYFARQQVFEQLQAAREMIPSGVGVPEIGPNTSGLGQIYQYILRADPSSGINAAELRSLNDYLVKLIMMPVGGVTDVLSFGGEVRQYQVQVDPNKLRAYGLSMAQVSEALESNNRNAGGWFMDQGQEQLVVRGYGMLPAGEAGLAAIAQIPLTEVRGTPVRVGDIAKVDFGSEIRVGAVTMTRRDEAGQAQALGEVVAGVVLKRMGANTKATIDDIDARINLIEQALPKGVSFEVFYDQADLVDKAVTTVRDALLMAFVFIVVILALFLVNIRATLLVLLSIPVSIGLALMVMSYYGLSANLMSLGGLAVAIGMLVDGSVVMVENIFKHLTQPDRRHLAQARSRADGEVDPYHGDEDGCAHALDADNSMAVRIMLAAKEVCSPIFFATAIIIVVFAPLFALEGVEGKLFQPMAVSIILAMISALLVALIAVPALAVYLFKRGVVLKESVVLAPLDSAYRKLLSATLARPKLVMISALLMFAMSMVLLPRLGTEFVPELEEGTINLRVTLAPTASLGTSLDVAPKLEAMLLEFPEVDYALSRIGAPELGGDPEPVSNIEVYIGLKPIEEWQSASSRLELQRLMEEKLSVFPGLLLTFSQPIATRVDELLSGVKAQLAIKLFGPDLDVLSEKGQVLTDLVAKIPGAVDVSLEQVSGEAQLVVRPDRSQLARYGISVDQVMSLVSQGIGGASAGQVIDGNARYDINLRLAAEYRSSPDVIKDLLLSGSNGATVRLGEVASVEVEMAPPNIRRDDVQRRVVVQANVAGRDMGSVVKDIYALVSQADLPAGYTVIVGGQYENQQRAQQKLMLVVPISIALIALLLYFSFGALKQVLLIMANVPLALIGGIVALFVSGTYLSVPSSIGFITLFGVAVLNGVVLVDSINQRRQSGESLYDSVYEGTVGRLRPVLMTALTSALGLIPILVSSGVGSEIQKPLAVVIIGGLFSSTALTLLVLPTLYRWLYRHDKSPA, from the coding sequence ATGTTGCAAAAAGCAATCGAAGCCGCGATTAAAAATCGGCTATTAGTAGTGCTGGCACTACTTGCTGTGGTGGCCGCTAGTGTCGCCATGTTGCCTAAATTGAATCTGGATGCCTTTCCCGATGTGACCAACGTACAGGTGACCATCAATACTGCGGCCGAGGGCTTGGCCGCCGAAGAGGTGGAGAAGCTCATCAGTTATCCGGTCGAATCGGCCATGTATGCCTTGCCAGCGGTGACCGAGGTGCGCTCACTTTCACGTACTGGCTTGTCCATTGTGACCGTGGTATTTGCCGAGGGCACGGATATTTACTTTGCCCGTCAGCAAGTGTTTGAGCAGTTACAGGCGGCGCGGGAGATGATCCCAAGCGGAGTGGGCGTGCCAGAAATTGGCCCTAACACTTCAGGTTTGGGGCAGATTTATCAGTACATTCTGCGGGCTGACCCTAGCTCTGGCATTAATGCCGCCGAGCTGCGTAGCCTTAACGATTACCTCGTTAAACTGATCATGATGCCGGTGGGCGGTGTGACCGATGTTTTATCCTTTGGCGGCGAGGTACGCCAGTATCAAGTGCAGGTCGACCCTAACAAGCTGCGAGCCTATGGTTTGTCGATGGCGCAGGTGAGTGAGGCGCTTGAGAGCAATAACCGCAACGCTGGTGGCTGGTTTATGGACCAAGGCCAGGAGCAATTGGTGGTGCGGGGTTATGGCATGTTACCCGCGGGTGAAGCAGGGCTTGCCGCGATCGCCCAAATTCCGCTGACTGAAGTCCGTGGCACGCCTGTGCGAGTGGGCGACATTGCTAAGGTCGATTTTGGCAGTGAGATCCGTGTTGGGGCCGTGACTATGACGCGCCGCGATGAAGCGGGTCAGGCGCAAGCCTTGGGCGAAGTGGTGGCGGGCGTCGTGCTTAAGCGCATGGGCGCCAACACTAAGGCGACGATTGATGATATCGATGCGCGGATTAATCTGATTGAGCAGGCGCTGCCTAAGGGCGTGTCCTTTGAGGTGTTTTACGACCAAGCGGACTTAGTGGATAAAGCCGTTACCACAGTGCGCGATGCGCTGCTGATGGCCTTTGTGTTTATCGTGGTGATCTTGGCGCTGTTCCTTGTGAATATCCGCGCCACCCTGTTAGTGCTGCTGTCTATCCCTGTATCCATTGGTTTGGCGCTAATGGTGATGTCTTACTATGGCCTGTCTGCCAACTTGATGTCTCTCGGTGGATTAGCGGTGGCCATTGGTATGTTGGTCGATGGTTCTGTGGTGATGGTTGAAAATATTTTCAAACATTTAACTCAGCCAGACCGTCGCCATTTAGCCCAGGCGAGAAGCCGCGCCGATGGCGAAGTTGACCCATATCATGGCGATGAGGATGGCTGTGCTCATGCTTTAGACGCGGATAACAGCATGGCCGTGCGCATTATGCTGGCGGCGAAAGAGGTTTGCAGTCCGATCTTCTTCGCGACCGCCATCATCATTGTGGTGTTTGCGCCGTTATTTGCGCTGGAAGGGGTTGAGGGCAAACTGTTTCAGCCGATGGCGGTCAGCATTATTTTGGCGATGATTTCCGCTTTACTGGTGGCCTTGATTGCCGTGCCTGCACTGGCGGTTTATCTGTTTAAGCGTGGCGTCGTGCTCAAGGAGAGCGTTGTCTTAGCACCTTTGGACTCCGCCTATCGCAAGCTGCTGAGTGCAACACTTGCTCGGCCAAAGTTGGTGATGATCAGCGCGCTGCTGATGTTTGCCATGAGTATGGTTTTGCTGCCCAGGCTGGGGACCGAGTTCGTGCCCGAGCTAGAGGAAGGTACGATTAACCTTAGGGTGACGCTGGCACCGACCGCGAGCCTTGGCACTTCTTTAGATGTAGCGCCAAAGCTTGAGGCCATGTTGCTGGAGTTCCCCGAGGTGGACTATGCCTTGAGCCGTATCGGCGCGCCTGAATTAGGCGGCGATCCTGAGCCTGTCAGCAATATCGAAGTCTATATCGGCCTTAAACCCATCGAAGAATGGCAATCGGCTAGCTCGCGTTTGGAGCTGCAACGGTTAATGGAAGAAAAGCTCAGTGTCTTCCCCGGACTGCTACTCACCTTCTCACAACCGATTGCGACGCGGGTCGATGAGTTGCTCTCTGGGGTAAAGGCGCAGCTGGCGATCAAGCTGTTTGGCCCCGATTTAGATGTCTTATCAGAAAAGGGACAAGTGCTCACCGATCTGGTGGCGAAAATTCCCGGCGCCGTGGATGTGTCACTCGAGCAGGTCAGTGGTGAGGCGCAGCTGGTAGTGCGGCCAGACCGGTCGCAGCTTGCCCGTTATGGCATCAGTGTCGACCAAGTGATGTCGCTAGTCAGCCAAGGGATAGGCGGTGCCAGTGCCGGACAGGTAATCGACGGTAACGCGAGATACGACATCAATTTGCGCCTCGCAGCCGAGTATCGCAGCAGCCCGGATGTGATTAAGGATTTACTCCTTAGCGGCAGTAATGGTGCCACAGTGCGTTTAGGTGAGGTGGCCAGCGTTGAGGTGGAAATGGCGCCGCCGAATATTCGCCGTGATGATGTGCAGCGCCGCGTGGTGGTGCAAGCCAACGTGGCGGGGCGGGACATGGGATCTGTGGTCAAAGATATCTATGCGCTAGTGTCTCAGGCCGATTTGCCCGCAGGATACACGGTAATTGTGGGTGGTCAGTACGAGAACCAGCAGAGGGCACAACAAAAGCTGATGTTGGTGGTGCCTATCTCTATCGCTTTGATTGCCTTGCTGTTGTACTTCTCCTTTGGTGCGCTGAAGCAGGTCTTATTGATCATGGCAAACGTGCCTCTGGCATTGATCGGCGGTATCGTGGCGCTGTTTGTCAGCGGCACTTATCTATCGGTGCCAAGCTCCATTGGTTTTATCACGCTGTTTGGGGTGGCGGTACTCAATGGTGTGGTGTTAGTGGACTCGATTAATCAGCGCAGGCAGAGCGGCGAGTCGCTCTATGACTCGGTTTACGAAGGCACGGTTGGCCGTTTACGCCCAGTGCTGATGACGGCCTTGACTTCGGCCTTGGGCTTGATCCCCATCTTAGTGTCATCGGGTGTGGGCAGTGAAATCCAAAAGCCGCTGGCGGTGGTGATTATCGGCGGGCTGTTTAGCTCTACGGCACTGACGTTATTGGTGTTACCGACCCTGTATCGCTGGTTATATCGCCACGATAAGTCGCCCGCCTAG
- a CDS encoding efflux RND transporter periplasmic adaptor subunit has translation MNSFTQKSSFHTLGTVSAAGLRSLFTPSRLALALMLTSLTITTPTFAGEGHDHGAEKVANTAEKSVSATEDDHGEQALTFTPAQLELAGVRLLPLNSDSLSLSNLNLDIRATATLVVDRDRTATLAPQLDVRVQARHVVPGQEVKKGEPLLTLGGAEVAKAQAEYINAAAEWSRVRRMSEGAVSVSRRMQAQVDAELKRAILEAIKMTDAQIRTLESTPEAIGSYQLLAPIDGRVQQDIAMLGQVFTAGTPLMQLTDESHLWVEAQLTPAQAANVNVGGPALVQVGDKTLAGKIIGRSHELDSVTRTEQILVSMPNPEHVLHAGQFAELYFADAPKGSDLSSGFSSGIVLPDAALTRSGDGDWQIFIQDEDGFEAIEVELVQRQRGLSLVRGDKLDKARQAQLKVVVGGAFFLASEQAKAGFDIHAH, from the coding sequence ATGAATTCATTTACTCAAAAATCGTCTTTCCATACTTTGGGCACAGTGTCTGCTGCGGGCTTAAGGTCGTTATTTACTCCTTCTCGTTTAGCGCTGGCGCTGATGCTTACTTCGTTAACTATTACGACCCCCACCTTCGCGGGTGAAGGCCATGACCACGGCGCCGAAAAGGTGGCCAATACCGCTGAAAAGAGCGTAAGTGCAACAGAAGATGACCATGGTGAGCAGGCGCTCACTTTTACGCCTGCGCAGTTGGAACTTGCCGGCGTGCGCCTGTTGCCCTTGAACAGCGACAGCTTAAGTCTTAGCAATCTTAATCTCGATATTCGGGCGACGGCGACTTTAGTGGTTGACCGTGATAGAACCGCGACCTTAGCGCCGCAGCTGGATGTGCGGGTGCAGGCGCGCCATGTGGTGCCCGGCCAAGAGGTGAAAAAAGGTGAGCCCTTACTGACCTTGGGCGGTGCAGAAGTCGCCAAGGCGCAGGCGGAATATATCAATGCCGCCGCCGAGTGGAGTCGAGTGCGTCGGATGAGCGAGGGCGCGGTGAGCGTGAGCCGCAGAATGCAGGCGCAGGTCGATGCTGAACTTAAGCGAGCAATTCTGGAGGCGATCAAGATGACGGATGCACAGATCCGTACCTTAGAGTCGACTCCAGAAGCTATCGGTAGCTATCAACTTTTAGCGCCTATCGATGGCCGTGTGCAGCAGGATATTGCCATGCTAGGCCAAGTGTTCACCGCTGGCACACCATTAATGCAGTTGACCGATGAGTCGCACCTTTGGGTGGAAGCGCAATTAACCCCGGCGCAGGCGGCCAATGTGAATGTCGGCGGCCCGGCGTTAGTGCAAGTGGGGGATAAAACGCTGGCGGGCAAGATTATTGGCCGTTCCCATGAGCTAGATAGCGTGACCCGCACCGAGCAAATTTTAGTCAGTATGCCCAACCCTGAACATGTGTTACACGCGGGGCAATTTGCCGAGCTGTATTTTGCCGATGCGCCCAAGGGCAGCGACTTATCATCAGGCTTTTCTTCAGGAATTGTCTTGCCCGATGCGGCGCTTACCCGCAGCGGGGATGGCGATTGGCAGATCTTTATTCAAGACGAGGATGGTTTTGAAGCCATTGAGGTGGAGCTGGTGCAGCGTCAGCGTGGCTTAAGCCTAGTGCGCGGCGACAAGTTGGATAAGGCACGACAGGCACAACTAAAAGTGGTGGTGGGAGGCGCATTTTTCTTAGCGTCGGAGCAGGCCAAAGCTGGCTTTGATATTCATGCCCACTAA
- a CDS encoding TolC family protein, translating into MNKTIIAQTLFALMSSLVLVGGQVNSAVAATSALESKVLKDDSIVSSVELAPDKLLAPETQASLNQWLPELLMRINQLPEVQAQIARQQQAELAIAAADRAIYNPELGLNYQNADTDTYSLGLSQTLDWGDKRGVATRLAQLEAQILLADIQLERSQMLAERLLALAEQAQSNKALTFAEQQLRFTQAQLNIAEQRFAAGDLSDVELQLLKLELASNTADYALAEQAALVADGKVIELLGVDKLGFREFIPEIGQWVSKMSPKADLPALTSAHQQVLLAKANAMKVKADTAADPTINLGVEKEGDDNKFGVGVAIPLQVRNNYSELQSVADKGIAIAEQNYLARERVLTAKQAQFANALPRLLARYQDWRERVEASGSKAAKSLSEQWRSGDVSTSEYLQSRRQLAASYLVGLNLETAIYQSWLTWMGDSGQLLSVIDNLVDKSSSTSSTNAVPAK; encoded by the coding sequence ATGAATAAAACCATTATCGCCCAGACCTTGTTTGCCCTCATGAGTAGCTTAGTGCTCGTCGGCGGACAGGTTAACTCTGCCGTTGCAGCAACTTCAGCCCTCGAATCCAAAGTGCTTAAGGACGATTCAATCGTCTCATCGGTTGAATTGGCACCAGACAAGCTATTAGCCCCTGAGACTCAAGCCTCACTTAATCAGTGGTTGCCTGAGTTACTCATGCGAATTAATCAGTTACCCGAAGTGCAGGCGCAAATTGCTCGGCAGCAACAGGCAGAGCTTGCCATTGCGGCTGCGGATCGCGCCATCTATAACCCTGAGCTTGGACTCAATTATCAAAACGCCGACACAGATACCTACAGCCTAGGGCTGAGCCAAACCCTAGATTGGGGCGATAAGCGCGGCGTAGCGACTCGCCTTGCCCAGCTCGAGGCGCAAATCCTGTTAGCAGATATACAGTTAGAGCGCAGTCAGATGTTGGCCGAGCGGCTATTGGCGCTGGCCGAGCAGGCGCAGAGCAATAAGGCGCTGACCTTCGCCGAGCAGCAATTAAGGTTTACGCAGGCACAGCTCAATATTGCCGAGCAGCGCTTTGCGGCTGGGGATTTATCCGATGTTGAATTGCAACTGCTTAAACTCGAATTGGCAAGCAATACCGCCGACTATGCGCTGGCCGAACAAGCGGCGTTAGTGGCCGATGGCAAAGTCATCGAATTACTTGGCGTCGATAAGCTGGGATTTCGGGAGTTTATCCCCGAGATTGGCCAATGGGTGTCTAAGATGTCCCCAAAAGCGGATTTACCCGCATTGACCAGTGCCCATCAACAGGTGTTGCTGGCCAAGGCCAATGCCATGAAGGTTAAGGCGGACACTGCGGCCGATCCCACCATCAACCTCGGTGTTGAAAAGGAAGGCGATGACAACAAGTTTGGCGTCGGCGTGGCGATCCCTTTGCAGGTGCGGAATAACTACAGCGAGTTACAGTCGGTTGCCGATAAAGGCATCGCTATCGCGGAGCAGAACTACTTAGCCCGTGAGCGAGTACTTACGGCCAAACAGGCACAATTTGCCAATGCGTTACCCCGTTTACTGGCGCGCTATCAAGATTGGCGTGAGCGAGTCGAAGCCTCGGGGAGTAAAGCCGCTAAATCCTTAAGTGAGCAGTGGCGTTCGGGGGATGTGAGTACTAGCGAGTATTTGCAGAGTCGGCGACAACTCGCGGCCAGCTATTTGGTCGGTTTAAACCTCGAAACGGCAATTTATCAGAGTTGGTTAACTTGGATGGGGGACAGCGGTCAGCTGCTGTCTGTGATCGACAATTTAGTCGACAAATCAAGTTCCACTTCTTCCACAAATGCCGTGCCAGCAAAGTAA
- a CDS encoding DUF3012 domain-containing protein, translating to MSLLKTMTAKPTAKLGAIALVLAFTAGLSACAPEVGSEAWCKQMKDKPSGDWTANEAADYAKHCVFK from the coding sequence ATGTCTTTGTTGAAAACTATGACTGCCAAACCGACCGCTAAATTAGGCGCTATCGCCCTAGTGTTGGCCTTTACCGCAGGCTTAAGTGCCTGTGCGCCAGAGGTGGGCAGTGAAGCTTGGTGTAAGCAAATGAAGGATAAACCATCTGGCGATTGGACGGCGAACGAAGCCGCCGATTACGCAAAACACTGCGTGTTTAAATAA
- a CDS encoding SpoIIAA family protein translates to MLCQIPDIAKGVISLFASGRLSSTDYRTRLQPAIKSYRKDWGQVCLYIEADVLLEGWEFESLTGSGEVQLPNFEALVFVGGPDWVGNAVRLLGPFMQGEVAWFPLEQKAKAIDWIAKRSTF, encoded by the coding sequence ATGTTATGCCAAATCCCCGATATTGCTAAGGGTGTTATCAGTCTTTTCGCCAGTGGTAGACTCTCATCAACCGATTATCGGACCCGTTTACAGCCGGCCATTAAGAGTTACCGCAAGGATTGGGGACAAGTTTGCCTGTATATCGAGGCGGACGTCTTACTCGAAGGCTGGGAATTTGAGTCGCTAACGGGCAGCGGCGAAGTCCAACTCCCTAATTTTGAAGCCTTAGTATTTGTTGGTGGCCCAGATTGGGTGGGTAACGCTGTGCGTTTACTCGGCCCCTTTATGCAGGGCGAAGTGGCTTGGTTCCCCTTAGAACAAAAAGCCAAAGCTATCGACTGGATTGCGAAACGTTCAACTTTTTAA
- the arfB gene encoding alternative ribosome rescue aminoacyl-tRNA hydrolase ArfB yields MIKISNRVELPENEIEWQFIRSSGAGGQNVNKVSTAAQLIFDIKNSSLPEFYQQRLLQKADHRITASGKIIIKCQASRSQEANRQTALEQFIALVASVAEVPKKRIPTRATKSSQTKRLDAKKQRGATKAMRQIKFD; encoded by the coding sequence ATGATAAAAATCTCAAACCGTGTGGAACTTCCGGAAAATGAAATCGAGTGGCAATTTATCCGCTCAAGCGGCGCTGGCGGGCAGAATGTAAATAAAGTCTCCACCGCCGCCCAATTGATTTTTGATATTAAAAACTCGTCATTACCCGAGTTTTATCAGCAGCGCCTGCTGCAAAAAGCCGATCATCGGATTACCGCCAGTGGCAAAATCATTATCAAATGTCAGGCGAGCCGCAGCCAAGAGGCGAATCGGCAAACCGCATTGGAGCAATTTATCGCCCTAGTTGCCAGCGTGGCCGAAGTGCCCAAAAAACGCATTCCAACCCGCGCGACCAAAAGCAGCCAAACCAAACGCTTAGATGCGAAAAAACAACGTGGCGCCACTAAAGCCATGCGACAGATTAAGTTTGATTAA
- the aroQ gene encoding type II 3-dehydroquinate dehydratase, translating into MNHKVLLINGPNLNLLGRREPSVYGHQTLADIVAILSEQAQAAGVELEHIQSNAEFELINAIHATDAQMIIINPAAFTHTSVALRDALLGVDIPFFEVHLSNVHAREPFRHHSYLSDKAIGVICGFGAQGYEFALAAAIKRLKA; encoded by the coding sequence ATGAATCATAAAGTTCTGCTCATCAATGGCCCCAATTTAAACCTCCTTGGCCGCCGTGAGCCCAGTGTTTACGGTCATCAAACCTTAGCCGATATCGTTGCCATTTTGAGTGAACAAGCTCAAGCAGCAGGTGTTGAACTTGAGCATATTCAATCGAATGCCGAATTTGAACTGATCAACGCTATCCATGCCACCGATGCGCAGATGATCATTATCAACCCCGCAGCCTTTACCCACACCAGTGTGGCCCTGCGTGACGCACTGCTTGGGGTAGATATTCCCTTCTTTGAAGTGCATTTATCCAATGTCCATGCCCGCGAGCCCTTCCGCCACCACTCCTATTTGTCCGATAAGGCCATTGGGGTAATTTGTGGTTTCGGCGCCCAAGGCTATGAGTTTGCCCTTGCGGCGGCGATTAAGAGATTGAAGGCATAA
- the accB gene encoding acetyl-CoA carboxylase biotin carboxyl carrier protein, translated as MAVDLRKIKKLIELVQESGIAELAITEGEESIRITRYGPHPTSAPEGAHNPAPSSALTPKPAKARDALPVIEGFVQLSPMVGTFHASQGQTEVPLVRVGQSVARGDTLCIIEAMRMQNPIEAERDGIVGAIWVKDGDEVAFDQPLFTLIET; from the coding sequence ATGGCGGTTGACCTTCGAAAGATCAAAAAACTGATTGAATTAGTGCAGGAATCTGGGATTGCAGAACTGGCGATTACCGAAGGGGAAGAGTCTATTCGCATCACCCGCTACGGCCCGCATCCCACAAGCGCACCTGAAGGCGCGCACAATCCTGCGCCCTCTTCTGCACTCACGCCAAAGCCAGCCAAAGCCCGTGACGCCCTGCCTGTGATTGAAGGTTTTGTGCAGCTATCGCCCATGGTCGGCACCTTCCATGCTTCGCAAGGCCAAACCGAAGTGCCCTTGGTGCGTGTGGGTCAAAGTGTGGCCCGCGGCGACACGCTTTGCATTATCGAAGCCATGCGAATGCAAAATCCCATCGAGGCCGAGCGTGACGGTATAGTCGGCGCTATTTGGGTGAAAGACGGAGACGAGGTCGCCTTCGACCAGCCGCTGTTCACTCTTATCGAAACCTAG
- a CDS encoding SDR family NAD(P)-dependent oxidoreductase: MILITGASSGLGAALAALYAKDNQALTLTGRDANRLHTVANALSPFSNQSISAISANLADEASVEALFDGLTDTPNTVIHCAGSGYFGALETQGTSEIQALLNNNVTSTILLVRELVKRYKQQAVKVVIVMSTAALAAKAGESTYCAAKWAVRGFIESVRLELKQSPMKLIAVYPGGMDTGFWPSSGKSLDTSSFMSADEAAGMLKQALLATEHGYIADITIQRG, from the coding sequence ATGATACTGATTACTGGCGCAAGCAGTGGCTTAGGCGCAGCATTAGCCGCCCTATATGCCAAGGATAACCAAGCACTTACACTGACGGGACGCGATGCCAACCGTCTTCATACTGTGGCTAATGCCCTCAGCCCATTTTCGAATCAAAGCATTAGCGCCATCAGTGCCAATTTAGCAGACGAAGCGAGTGTCGAAGCGCTATTCGATGGCCTCACCGATACTCCCAACACGGTTATCCACTGCGCTGGCAGTGGTTACTTTGGCGCACTGGAAACCCAAGGCACGAGTGAAATCCAAGCACTGCTAAATAACAATGTTACTTCGACGATTCTGCTGGTACGTGAATTGGTGAAACGCTATAAGCAGCAAGCGGTTAAGGTGGTGATCGTTATGTCCACCGCCGCCCTCGCCGCCAAAGCGGGTGAATCGACCTACTGCGCCGCCAAGTGGGCGGTGCGGGGCTTTATCGAATCGGTACGTTTGGAGCTCAAGCAAAGTCCAATGAAGTTGATTGCGGTTTATCCCGGCGGTATGGATACCGGCTTTTGGCCAAGCAGTGGTAAGAGTCTAGATACCTCAAGCTTTATGTCCGCCGATGAGGCCGCAGGCATGCTAAAACAAGCACTGCTCGCCACTGAACATGGTTATATCGCCGATATCACCATACAAAGAGGTTAA
- a CDS encoding MFS transporter, protein MQAVQPQTQAQSSALWVLLALALGTFALGTTEFAAMTLVPYIASDLSVDVAHVSYAISAYALGVVVGSPIIMVLGVRIKRRTLLIALAAMMAVANGLSALAPSLNWLVFFRFLSGLPHGAYFGVAMLLAASLVPPEMKARAVSRVIIGLTLATIVGVPFATWMGQTVGWRSGIGIVAIIAAVTAVMLYFLAPNVAVPQNASPKKELQTLKNREVWLTLGIAAIGFGGIFCVYTYLAETLIQVTQVEPFKIPVMMAVFGIGATLGTLVCGWAADKSALAAAFWSLVLSTLVLALYPSLTGSYWALMPIVFFVGSGIGLATIVQARLMDVAPDGQAMTGALVQCAFNLANAIGPWVGSLVILSGQGIAATGYAAALLSLGGLVMWWLTHRESRRADNLCTANCID, encoded by the coding sequence TTGCAAGCAGTTCAACCCCAGACTCAGGCTCAAAGCAGCGCGCTTTGGGTGTTACTCGCCTTGGCATTAGGCACCTTTGCCTTAGGCACCACAGAATTTGCCGCTATGACCTTAGTGCCTTATATCGCCAGCGATTTAAGTGTTGATGTCGCCCATGTGAGTTATGCCATCAGTGCCTATGCCCTTGGGGTGGTGGTGGGCTCGCCGATTATTATGGTGCTGGGGGTGAGGATTAAGCGGCGCACGCTGTTAATCGCCTTGGCCGCCATGATGGCGGTTGCCAATGGCTTAAGCGCCCTAGCACCCAGCTTGAATTGGTTAGTCTTTTTCCGCTTTTTAAGTGGCTTGCCCCATGGGGCTTACTTTGGGGTGGCTATGTTACTGGCGGCGTCATTAGTGCCTCCCGAGATGAAGGCTCGAGCGGTTTCTCGGGTGATTATCGGCTTAACCTTAGCCACTATCGTTGGTGTGCCCTTCGCGACTTGGATGGGACAAACCGTCGGTTGGCGCTCTGGTATCGGCATAGTGGCGATTATTGCCGCCGTGACTGCCGTGATGCTGTATTTTCTCGCGCCGAATGTCGCCGTACCGCAAAATGCCAGCCCGAAAAAAGAGCTGCAAACCCTGAAGAACCGTGAAGTTTGGCTCACGCTCGGCATTGCGGCTATCGGTTTTGGCGGGATTTTCTGTGTGTATACCTATCTGGCCGAGACGCTGATCCAAGTCACTCAGGTCGAGCCCTTTAAAATCCCGGTGATGATGGCGGTCTTTGGGATTGGCGCCACCTTGGGCACCTTAGTCTGTGGCTGGGCGGCGGATAAGTCGGCGCTGGCGGCGGCATTTTGGTCGCTGGTGTTAAGCACCTTAGTGTTGGCACTGTATCCGAGTTTGACGGGATCTTATTGGGCATTAATGCCGATTGTATTCTTTGTAGGTTCGGGGATTGGTCTGGCAACCATAGTACAGGCGCGATTAATGGATGTGGCCCCGGATGGGCAGGCCATGACGGGCGCTTTAGTACAATGTGCCTTTAACCTTGCCAATGCGATTGGCCCTTGGGTTGGCAGCTTAGTGATCTTATCAGGCCAAGGCATCGCCGCGACTGGCTATGCCGCAGCGCTGTTATCCCTCGGTGGTTTAGTTATGTGGTGGTTAACCCATAGGGAGAGTCGCCGCGCTGACAATCTTTGTACTGCAAACTGCATTGATTAA